The following proteins are co-located in the Salvelinus namaycush isolate Seneca chromosome 33, SaNama_1.0, whole genome shotgun sequence genome:
- the rmdn1 gene encoding regulator of microtubule dynamics protein 1: MSGATFMRFAARTVLSAPACKAVKIRGYHRQYLTTFRSNTSTINGGRTAFFLTLPVLSYLGLEAYRRVQSATVVHALEKAEEAVEQADYLYSCGETEKLYQLLLQYKDSDDAEFLWRLARASRDLSLLAHIAADEKKRLTFEAFEYAKKALEKNEACFAAHKWYAVCLSDIGDYEGVKVKIGNSYIIKEHLQRAIELNPKDATSIHILGYWCFAFAELAWYQRKVAAMIFASPPTATYEEALAFFLKAEEVDPNFYSKNLLMLGKSYMALKDQGNAVLWLRKARDYPPHTEEDKQVHKEALDLLKKLSA, translated from the exons ATGTCAGGAGCAACTTTTATGCGATTTGCTGCCCGGACTGTGCTATCGGCACCTGCTTGTAAAGCCGTCAAGATCCGAGGATATCATCGACAATACTTGACTACTTTCAGGAGCAATACCTCTACTATTAAC GGTGGAAGAACTGCATTCTTTCTCACCTTACCAGTACTATCTTATCTAGGCTTGGAAGCCTACAGGAGGGTGCAGAGTGCAACTGTGGTCCATGCTCTGGAAAAAG CTGAAGAGGCTGTGGAACAAGCAGACTACCTGTACAGCTGTGGGGAGACAGAGAAACTCTACCAGCTTCTGCTACAGTATAAGGACAG tgatgATGCGGAGTTCCTGTGGAGGCTGGCGCGGGCATCTCGTGACCTCTCCCTCCTCGCTCACATTGCTGCTGACGAGAAGAAGAGGCTGACCTTTGAGGCGTTTGAATATGCCAAGAAGGCCCTGGAGAAAAATGAGGCCTGCTTCGCAGCACACAAA TGGTATGCAGTGTGCCTCAGTGACATAGGCGATTACGAGGGGGTCAAAGTAAAAATAGGAAATTCTTACATCATTAAAGAACATTTACAG AGGGCCATCGAGCTAAATCCAAAAGATGCCACATCTATCCATATCTTGGGTTATTG GTGTTTTGCCTTCGCTGAGTTGGCGTGGTATCAACGTAAAGTGGCAGCCATGATCTTCGCCTCTCCTCCCACTGCCACATACGAAGAG GCTTTGGCGTTCTTCCTGAAAGCTGAAGAAG TGGACCCAAACTTCTACAGTAAGAATCTACTGATGCTGGGGAAGTCCTACATGGCATTGAAGGACCAGGGGAATGCTGTGCTCTGGCTGAGAAAGGCACGGGACTACCCCCCTCACACAGAGGAAGACAAGCAG GTCCATAAAGAAGCCCTTGACCTTCTGAAGAAGCTCAGTGCATAA